Within Phycisphaerales bacterium, the genomic segment GGCCACTCATGCTCTCCTATGACGGCATTCAACGGAATCTCCAGCTCATGCTGGTGCAGGTGCGCAAGCAGCTTGAGAACATGCGTCGCCTGCTCGACGCGCCCGATGCCAAGCTGGTCGGGGCCATTACGCGGGCCGATGACTACGTCGATACGCAGAAGAGCATGATCGAGAACGAGTGCTTCGGGCTGCTCAGCCGACACCAGGTGGAGCAGGGGCCGGAAGTTGACTTCCTCCGCGCCGTCACCACGATTACCGGCAACCTGGAACGGATCGCCGATTTCGCGGCCAACGTGGCCCTGCAAACGCGCTTCCTCGTCGACCCCGCGCACCTGCAGCGCTACGACTACGGTGGCTCGATCGACCGCCTGCTGGTCGGACTGGATCGCGTCATCGCCGCTCTCTTCGAACGTGACGCCCAGCTCGCCCTGCGCATCGGCTACATCGAGGACGAACTGGACGCCATCTACCAGCAGCAGTTGCACGCCATTATCGAGGACCTGCGCAACACGTCCGACGTGGAGGACCGCATCACCACGCTCTTCATCCTGCATTACCTGGAGCGCATGGGTGATGCGTTGAAGAATATCGGCGAAGCCATCCTGCTGGCCGTGCTGGGCCAACGTCTCAAGATTCACCAGTACCAGATTCTTGACGAGACCACCGCCGGCGCAGCCGGGCTACGGCGGCCCTTGTCCGAACTGGAACTGGCCTCTATTTGGGGCACGCGTTCCGGCATGCGGATCGGCACCGTGCAGGGGGCCACGACCGCCGCAGAGGGACACCGAGTCGTGTTCAAGGAGGGTGACCGGCAGAAACTCCTGCAGGAGCGCGACACGCTGCAGCACTGGGCGGAAATCGAACCCGGGCTGGTGCCCTCCGTCGTTGAGTACCAGGAGTTGGAGCGCGGCGCCGCCCTGCTGCTGCAATACATGGACGGCACCACGCTGCAGGATCTTGCACTGAACGCCGACACGGAGCGCATCGGGCCGGCCCTCGCCCGGCTCGAAGAGACCCTGACCCGCATCTGGACGCAGACACGCACCGACACCCCCTGCAATGGCCGCTACCTGCGCCAACTCGAAGACCGCATCGGCGACGTTTATCGCCTGCACCCGCGGCTCGACGGCAAGGCGGTTGAGATCGGTGGTGTCACCGTGCCCCGGTTGAGTACGCTGTTGCCGAAACTGCGTGCGCTGGACGAAGAACTGGCCGCGCCGTTTACCGTGTTCATCCACGGCGACTTCAACATCGACAACATCCTCTACAATGCGGCGGCGGATCGCGTGCACTTCATCGACACCCACCGCTCACGGCTGCTGGACTATGTGCAGGACGTGTCGGTGTTCTGCCTTTCGAACTTCCGCCTGCCGGTGTTCGCCGCCCGAACTCGGCAGACCCTCGAAGCGGTGATGCAACGCATGCTGCGATTCGCCCGGGCGTTTGCCCGTGCGCAGAACGATGCCACTTTCGAAGCCCGTCTGGCACTGGGACTGGTGCGCTCCTTCGTAACCTCGACACGTTTCGAGTTGAACACCCGATTTGCACGCGGCATGCACCAACGGGCCACGATCCTGCTGACGCGCCTGCAAGCCCACCGGGGAAGGCCGTGGGCGGAATTCGTCGTGCCCGACAGCGTACTGATCTACTAACGGATCCCCGCGAAACGCGCGGCAGGAGTGGACATGGCGGATGCAGCGTTTCGAATCGGCGTGGTCGGCGTGGCCGGCGGCTGGTCCAGCGAGCGGCTGGCCGATGCCGTCGCCCGGCAGACGGGCACACGCGCGCTGCTTGAGCTCAAGCACGTGGTCGCCGATCTCGACCAGGGGGTGCTGCGCTGCGGCACGGCGGACCTTACCGCATTCGACGCCCTGATCATCAAGAAACTTGGCCGACGCTATGCTCCGCACCTGCTCGACCGGCTGGAAATTCTGGGCGCGGTCGAAACACGGGGCGTGCGCATCTTCTCGCACCCGCGGGCGATCATGCGTCTGCTGAATCGGCTCGCATGCACACTGGCCCTGCGAACCGCCGACGTACCGATGCCCCCGACCGTGATCACCGAGCATGTCGACGAGGCCGCAGCCGCTGTCGCCCGGTTTGGCCGCGCAATCCTCAAACCGCTGTGGAGCACCAAGGCCCGCGGAATGGCGGTACTCACCGATGGCCCGGACCTCGCCGGGCAAATCGCCGAATTCCGCGCCGCCGGCAACCACCTGATCTATGTGCAGAAGATGGTGCCGCTACCCGGCAAGGATCTTGGCATCACGTTCCTCGGCGGCGAGTACCTCGCGAGCTACGCACGTGTCGGACACCACGAGTCGTGGAACACCACCACCGACAACGGTGGGCGCTACGAACCCGTCGAACCCGCGCCCGAGCTCATCGAGCTCGCACGACGCGCCCAGGCCCCCTTCCAACTCGACTTTACCTGTGTGGACGTCGCCGAGACGCCCACCGGACCGGTGGTCTTCGAAGTGTCCGCGTTCGGCGGTTTCCGCGGACTGCTCGAAGCACACCAACTCGACGCCGCTGAACTCTACACGGCTTACGTCCTCGGGAAGCTGCGCTCATGAGCACCCCGCCGCTCAGCATCGCGGCGCGCCTGGCCGCCCTGCGCTCCGCGTATCCGCCCGTCGCGCACTGCCGATTGAACCTTGCCGGCCTGCACGTGGCCGTGGAAAGCAATGCCCGCGACGTGCTTGCCGGCATCGCGGCGTACTACCGGCACTACCGGGCGGACGACGGTCCGCGTGCCGCGGACGTGCAAATCGCCCTGCTGGAAGCACCGCCGCAGGACGTCGATCTTCCCCTGGTGCCGATCCAGCCGAAAGATCCGCGCAAGCGACTGAAGGACGAGATCTGTGACCTGGCCGACGGCCGCGTACTCCGCAAGCTCCAGACGGGCATGGTGTTCTATTTCGACGTACAGCAGGGCGCAGCAATCGGCCCCTGCCGTCAGTTCCCGAACCAGACAGTCAACTTCATCAACAACCGCTTCATTCAGCACCACATCGACCGCGGCTGTGCCGTGGCGCATGCCGCGGCCGTCGCGCGCGGCCCCTACGGCATCGCGATCGCGGGTGTGCCCGGCCGGG encodes:
- a CDS encoding phosphotransferase, which translates into the protein MLVQVRKQLENMRRLLDAPDAKLVGAITRADDYVDTQKSMIENECFGLLSRHQVEQGPEVDFLRAVTTITGNLERIADFAANVALQTRFLVDPAHLQRYDYGGSIDRLLVGLDRVIAALFERDAQLALRIGYIEDELDAIYQQQLHAIIEDLRNTSDVEDRITTLFILHYLERMGDALKNIGEAILLAVLGQRLKIHQYQILDETTAGAAGLRRPLSELELASIWGTRSGMRIGTVQGATTAAEGHRVVFKEGDRQKLLQERDTLQHWAEIEPGLVPSVVEYQELERGAALLLQYMDGTTLQDLALNADTERIGPALARLEETLTRIWTQTRTDTPCNGRYLRQLEDRIGDVYRLHPRLDGKAVEIGGVTVPRLSTLLPKLRALDEELAAPFTVFIHGDFNIDNILYNAAADRVHFIDTHRSRLLDYVQDVSVFCLSNFRLPVFAARTRQTLEAVMQRMLRFARAFARAQNDATFEARLALGLVRSFVTSTRFELNTRFARGMHQRATILLTRLQAHRGRPWAEFVVPDSVLIY
- a CDS encoding GAK system ATP-grasp enzyme; protein product: MADAAFRIGVVGVAGGWSSERLADAVARQTGTRALLELKHVVADLDQGVLRCGTADLTAFDALIIKKLGRRYAPHLLDRLEILGAVETRGVRIFSHPRAIMRLLNRLACTLALRTADVPMPPTVITEHVDEAAAAVARFGRAILKPLWSTKARGMAVLTDGPDLAGQIAEFRAAGNHLIYVQKMVPLPGKDLGITFLGGEYLASYARVGHHESWNTTTDNGGRYEPVEPAPELIELARRAQAPFQLDFTCVDVAETPTGPVVFEVSAFGGFRGLLEAHQLDAAELYTAYVLGKLRS